A genome region from Blautia coccoides includes the following:
- a CDS encoding Na+/H+ antiporter NhaC family protein, translating into MDYGFLTLIPPIIAIAFAIAFRKVALALLIGIFSGELILCGWNPITAVNEMVNQILSVCADTGNLKTFLFTTLMGAFVILVRVSGGVNGFVTYLTEQGNKVKSKKMAMMIAYIIGIIIFIDGLLSIMFTGVVTRPLIDKYKVSREKLAYICDSTSAPINAIIPLNSWGAMLMGLIGAEITAGVITGDPMNLLIRSLPFQFYSIVSLVMVLFYILSGKDWGPMKKAEERVRTTGKLYDDGVVPLLNDSEGFDELVEQGKENKWNMMLPLIVLIGGTFTGLLITGKGNITQGDGTTSILYAVTITLLVMGVLYTRQKIMTGKQFGDYVLRGVSNMLTLVILLVLAFAIGGVIKTLGTGTFLASLIGGRISGAFGPAIIFLLGAVMAFSTGTSWGTFSIMMPIAIPMAVAMDSNILLAIGAVVSGGIFGDHCSPISDTTILSSMSVGTDLFSHVKTQLPYALVTASIATVLYIVCGLVM; encoded by the coding sequence ATGGATTACGGTTTTTTGACATTAATTCCGCCAATCATTGCCATTGCATTTGCCATCGCGTTTCGGAAGGTGGCGCTTGCTCTGCTGATTGGTATCTTTTCAGGAGAACTGATCCTGTGCGGATGGAATCCCATCACCGCTGTAAATGAGATGGTGAACCAGATTTTGAGCGTATGCGCAGATACCGGTAACCTGAAAACATTTCTGTTCACCACATTGATGGGCGCATTTGTTATTCTGGTGCGTGTGTCAGGCGGCGTCAATGGCTTTGTGACGTATCTGACAGAGCAGGGCAATAAGGTAAAAAGTAAAAAAATGGCTATGATGATCGCCTATATCATCGGTATCATTATTTTCATTGACGGTCTTTTAAGTATCATGTTCACCGGCGTTGTGACAAGACCACTGATCGACAAATATAAAGTTTCCAGAGAAAAACTGGCTTATATCTGTGACTCCACATCAGCTCCCATCAATGCCATTATTCCGCTGAACTCCTGGGGCGCTATGCTCATGGGACTCATCGGGGCAGAGATCACTGCAGGCGTGATCACCGGAGACCCCATGAATCTTCTGATCCGCAGCCTTCCGTTCCAGTTCTACAGTATTGTATCTCTGGTTATGGTATTGTTCTATATACTAAGCGGAAAAGACTGGGGACCCATGAAAAAGGCTGAGGAACGTGTGCGTACTACAGGTAAGCTGTATGACGACGGCGTTGTTCCTCTGCTAAACGACAGTGAAGGATTTGATGAGCTGGTAGAGCAGGGAAAAGAGAATAAATGGAACATGATGCTTCCTCTTATCGTACTGATCGGCGGAACCTTCACCGGCCTGCTTATCACAGGAAAAGGAAACATCACACAGGGTGACGGAACTACTTCCATCCTCTATGCAGTTACCATTACACTGCTTGTTATGGGTGTGCTCTATACAAGGCAGAAGATCATGACCGGAAAACAGTTTGGGGATTATGTGCTGAGAGGTGTCAGCAATATGCTCACGCTTGTTATCCTGCTGGTACTGGCATTCGCAATCGGCGGTGTGATCAAGACATTGGGTACAGGTACCTTCCTTGCAAGCCTGATCGGAGGAAGGATCAGCGGTGCTTTCGGACCTGCTATCATATTCCTTCTGGGCGCAGTTATGGCATTCAGCACAGGTACAAGCTGGGGAACTTTCTCCATCATGATGCCAATTGCCATTCCTATGGCAGTTGCTATGGATTCCAATATTCTGCTGGCTATCGGAGCGGTTGTCTCAGGCGGTATTTTTGGAGATCACTGTTCTCCTATTTCAGATACAACGATCCTGTCCTCCATGTCCGTGGGCACAGACCTGTTCTCCCATGTGAAGACACAGCTTCCCTATGCGCTGGTGACAGCGTCGATTGCCACAGTGCTGTATATTGTGTGCGGTCTGGTGATGTGA
- a CDS encoding SRPBCC family protein — MAKANMKIHLSASAEQVWKVITDNKNYNWRSDLSRIEEMGDGKTFVEYTKNGYPTTFTITRKVPFSRYEFDMENENMRGHWTGLLRESGNGTEIDFTEEVEMKKPFMKFAANMYLKKQQKKYAEDLKKELGV, encoded by the coding sequence ATGGCAAAAGCAAATATGAAGATCCACCTGTCCGCCAGCGCGGAACAGGTTTGGAAGGTGATCACGGATAATAAGAATTACAACTGGCGCAGTGATCTGAGCAGGATCGAAGAGATGGGTGACGGAAAGACTTTTGTGGAGTATACAAAAAACGGATATCCAACCACCTTTACCATCACCAGGAAGGTGCCGTTTAGCCGGTATGAATTTGATATGGAAAATGAAAATATGAGGGGCCATTGGACTGGTCTGCTTCGGGAGAGCGGAAACGGAACGGAGATAGATTTTACAGAAGAAGTGGAGATGAAGAAACCATTTATGAAATTTGCTGCAAATATGTATCTGAAAAAGCAGCAGAAAAAGTACGCGGAAGATCTGAAAAAAGAGCTGGGAGTATAG
- a CDS encoding GNAT family N-acetyltransferase, with protein MTEEQISIRDRIEIPGEKYVCPTVMGKVVLRMADREETQALTEIRMAYLKDEHGELEHGTAEVIRRQLPGYFARHLGRDLHVFVAVDAQGEMASSAFLLVTERPAKPDCISGKNGTVLNVYTEPAYRRQGIAGQLMEMLLKKAEKMDLSYVDLKATKEGYGLYKKLGFEDGEAIYTDMRYRIG; from the coding sequence ATGACAGAGGAGCAGATATCTATCAGGGACAGAATAGAGATTCCGGGAGAAAAATATGTGTGCCCCACAGTTATGGGGAAAGTTGTTTTGCGGATGGCAGACCGGGAGGAGACGCAAGCTCTTACGGAGATAAGAATGGCATATCTGAAGGATGAGCATGGAGAATTGGAACACGGAACTGCGGAGGTCATACGCAGACAACTGCCGGGATATTTTGCGCGGCATCTGGGGCGTGACCTTCATGTGTTCGTGGCTGTGGATGCGCAGGGGGAAATGGCGTCGTCCGCTTTTTTGCTGGTGACAGAGCGTCCGGCAAAGCCTGACTGTATCAGCGGTAAAAATGGAACGGTGCTCAATGTTTATACAGAGCCTGCTTACAGAAGACAGGGAATCGCCGGGCAGCTTATGGAGATGCTGCTGAAAAAAGCAGAGAAAATGGACCTAAGCTATGTGGATCTGAAAGCAACAAAAGAGGGGTATGGGCTTTATAAGAAATTGGGATTTGAGGATGGAGAGGCAATCTACACTGATATGAGGTATAGGATCGGATAG
- a CDS encoding GNAT family N-acetyltransferase, with the protein MDKIEMMAVVKGHLADFLECETEIFEQRGLVFHNAGKRAEGYQNPFFQVISLGETIVAAVSPSVRPIAKKLLTGKSREEIFECPLLYGQSIYYIPDAKGNRRTELLPGYTYRELEGDALGQLLGIKGFDNSLMFDERGRTGTHIVFYAERNGEIAGLAGASIESDRVWEIGVDVMEKYRKGGLASVLVNHLMHDILERDILPIYCAASSNAASQAAAFRAGFQPCWISTYKNILDGSSGYDELVRRLYAE; encoded by the coding sequence ATGGATAAGATAGAAATGATGGCAGTTGTCAAAGGGCATCTGGCGGATTTTTTAGAATGCGAAACAGAGATTTTTGAACAGAGAGGTCTTGTATTCCATAATGCAGGGAAAAGGGCAGAGGGGTATCAGAATCCATTTTTCCAAGTCATCAGTCTTGGGGAGACCATTGTTGCGGCGGTGTCACCGTCTGTCCGGCCAATTGCCAAAAAGCTGCTGACCGGGAAAAGCCGGGAGGAGATTTTTGAATGTCCTCTTCTTTATGGGCAGTCGATCTATTACATACCGGACGCAAAAGGGAACCGGAGAACAGAGCTTTTGCCGGGATATACATACAGGGAGCTGGAAGGGGACGCACTGGGACAGCTTCTGGGGATAAAAGGATTTGACAATTCCCTGATGTTTGATGAGAGGGGCAGAACAGGTACACATATAGTATTTTACGCGGAGAGGAACGGGGAGATCGCAGGGCTTGCCGGAGCGTCCATAGAATCTGACAGAGTTTGGGAAATTGGTGTGGATGTGATGGAAAAGTATCGTAAGGGTGGACTGGCATCTGTGCTTGTAAATCATCTGATGCATGATATTCTGGAAAGAGATATCCTTCCTATCTACTGCGCGGCCTCCTCAAACGCAGCGTCCCAGGCTGCTGCATTTCGGGCAGGGTTTCAGCCGTGCTGGATAAGTACCTATAAGAATATATTGGACGGCAGTTCCGGGTATGATGAGCTGGTGCGGAGACTGTATGCAGAATAG